A genomic window from Candidatus Omnitrophota bacterium includes:
- the pth gene encoding aminoacyl-tRNA hydrolase, translated as MKLIIGLGNPGEKYRDTRHNIGAKVVKALAGKNAINLRRKKYFSSFGEGKIGDETVQLILPMTYMNLSGEAVISIVKDKGIALSDILVVCDDADLEFGSIRMRPFGSDGGHKGLRSIIERVGTASFARLRIGIGSARGWSPPQGVGGHGASGGKSRVLKDYVLRPFNRDEAKKIVKVQEKALLAVLCWIKDGIDKAMNKYNANSPK; from the coding sequence ATGAAACTTATAATCGGACTGGGCAATCCGGGGGAAAAGTACAGAGACACAAGGCATAACATAGGCGCAAAAGTAGTGAAAGCGCTGGCGGGCAAAAACGCTATAAACTTAAGAAGAAAAAAGTACTTTTCCAGTTTTGGCGAAGGCAAGATAGGTGATGAAACCGTTCAGCTTATCCTGCCGATGACATATATGAATCTATCCGGAGAGGCCGTTATATCTATTGTAAAGGATAAGGGTATAGCGCTTTCCGATATTTTAGTAGTCTGCGATGACGCGGACCTCGAATTTGGCAGTATAAGGATGAGGCCTTTCGGCTCTGACGGAGGGCACAAGGGGTTGCGGTCCATAATAGAAAGAGTAGGGACGGCTTCATTCGCGAGGCTGCGCATAGGAATAGGATCCGCCAGAGGCTGGTCCCCGCCACAAGGCGTAGGCGGGCACGGCGCCTCGGGCGGGAAAAGTAGAGTCCTTAAAGACTATGTTCTCAGGCCTTTTAACAGAGATGAGGCCAAAAAGATCGTAAAGGTCCAAGAGAAAGCGCTTCTTGCGGTACTATGCTGGATCAAAGACGGCATAGATAAGGCGATGAATAAATATAACGCCAATAGCCCAAAATGA
- the rpsF gene encoding 30S ribosomal protein S6, protein MNKYDGIFIFKPDLSEKDVESEYSKAEEMIQKHGGKVEKTEKWGKKRTAYAVKKFHDGFFLYIFFEAPPESINVLTELFKLNVNILRVQFVKKDD, encoded by the coding sequence TTGAATAAGTACGATGGTATATTCATATTCAAGCCGGATCTGTCGGAGAAGGACGTGGAGAGCGAGTACTCCAAAGCCGAAGAAATGATCCAAAAACACGGCGGGAAGGTAGAGAAAACCGAAAAATGGGGCAAGAAGAGGACGGCGTACGCCGTAAAGAAATTCCATGACGGATTTTTCCTTTACATCTTTTTTGAGGCCCCGCCCGAATCTATAAATGTCTTAACAGAACTCTTTAAACTGAACGTCAATATTTTAAGAGTGCAGTTTGTGAAGAAAGACGATTAA
- a CDS encoding single-stranded DNA-binding protein, translating to MANLNKVFLIGNLTRDPELRYVPSGTAVASFGLATNRTYTAASGEKKQEVCFVRIVVWGRTAEICGEYLSKGSPAFIEGRLQYRAWDSQNGEKRSTLEVRAERVQFLGRKEKTGEAQAGQGIPEEVENINLDSEIAEPNMDTGSKTNKRKDEVPF from the coding sequence ATGGCTAATCTGAATAAAGTATTTCTGATAGGTAATCTGACGCGAGACCCTGAATTGAGATATGTCCCCTCGGGAACAGCGGTGGCCAGCTTCGGGCTGGCGACCAATAGGACCTATACTGCAGCGTCGGGAGAAAAGAAGCAGGAGGTGTGTTTCGTAAGGATAGTCGTTTGGGGAAGGACAGCGGAGATATGCGGAGAGTATCTTTCTAAGGGAAGCCCCGCATTCATCGAAGGCAGGCTCCAGTACCGCGCATGGGATTCCCAAAACGGCGAAAAGAGAAGCACCCTGGAAGTAAGGGCGGAAAGGGTACAGTTTTTAGGTCGGAAAGAAAAAACGGGCGAAGCGCAGGCCGGGCAGGGTATTCCGGAAGAAGTAGAAAATATAAATCTGGATTCGGAAATAGCAGAGCCCAATATGGACACAGGATCAAAAACGAATAAGAGGAAAGACGAAGTTCCTTTTTAA
- the rpsR gene encoding 30S ribosomal protein S18, with translation MPGRMMMRRDSEGPPRRRKDFKKREGTFFRKKVCRFCGDKQKDIDYKNVLRLQKFLTEKGKIIPSRISGNCAKHQRRLARSIKRARAIALLPYVAE, from the coding sequence ATGCCAGGAAGAATGATGATGAGGAGAGATTCCGAAGGACCGCCGAGAAGGCGCAAAGATTTCAAAAAGAGAGAGGGCACTTTTTTCAGGAAGAAGGTATGCAGGTTCTGCGGTGATAAACAAAAAGACATAGATTACAAAAATGTTTTACGCTTGCAGAAATTTCTGACCGAGAAAGGCAAGATAATACCTTCCAGGATATCCGGTAACTGCGCGAAGCACCAGCGCCGTTTGGCACGCTCCATAAAAAGGGCGCGCGCTATAGCGCTATTACCTTACGTAGCGGAATAA
- the rplI gene encoding 50S ribosomal protein L9, producing the protein MKLILISDVDKLGKMGDVVNVADGFAQNYLLPKNLAIKETKDSLRVLEEKKRKYAKEIQKEKAKFEEMAKKISAASFTISVACGEEDKLFGSVTAEDIADAFSLENIQIDKKQLNLKEPIKKLGVYQVEVKLHPEIVIAAKIWVVKK; encoded by the coding sequence ATGAAGCTCATATTGATTAGCGACGTAGACAAACTCGGCAAAATGGGCGACGTGGTAAATGTTGCGGACGGTTTTGCCCAGAATTACCTTTTGCCCAAGAATCTGGCGATAAAAGAGACAAAAGACTCACTCAGGGTGCTGGAAGAGAAAAAAAGAAAATATGCCAAGGAAATTCAGAAAGAAAAGGCAAAATTCGAGGAGATGGCAAAAAAGATAAGCGCCGCCTCTTTCACGATATCTGTAGCATGCGGCGAAGAGGATAAACTTTTTGGCTCTGTTACGGCAGAAGATATCGCGGATGCCTTTTCTTTGGAAAATATTCAAATAGACAAAAAACAGCTTAATCTAAAAGAGCCGATAAAAAAACTGGGCGTTTACCAGGTTGAAGTAAAACTACATCCCGAAATAGTGATAGCAGCTAAGATCTGGGTAGTAAAGAAGTAG
- the dnaB gene encoding replicative DNA helicase: MAENNITTQKFHLEKIPPQNVEAEMAVLGSMLIEESAVGNAIELIDVESFYKESHRIIYRVIIDLFSRNSAIDLITVIEELRKRGELDSASGAAYITSLTSSIPTAANIGYYAKIVKEKAILRNLINNATEIVQDCYESTSDADGILDKAERLIFDVSSKKIEQKTVLLKDIIKDSIETIDNLYQRKENITGIPTGYHEFDIRTAGLQPSDLIVIAGRPSMGKSAFATCIAEYAGVVEKIPVAFFSLEMSKEQLVQRMLCSHARVNAHNVRTGFLSQADWPRLVTAASRLSEAPIYIDDTPSISVLELKAKARRLKAQHDIKLVVLDYMQLMNGPAKSENRQQEISEISRALKALARELDVPIIAISQLSRAVEQRQDHRPQLSDLRESGAIEQDADLVVLLLREEYYTPNAEDKKGLAEIIIAKQRNGPVGTVNLTFISEYTRFENRFKGEEE; encoded by the coding sequence ATGGCAGAAAATAATATAACAACTCAAAAGTTCCATTTAGAGAAGATTCCGCCGCAGAACGTAGAAGCAGAAATGGCCGTTCTCGGCTCTATGCTTATAGAAGAATCTGCCGTAGGCAACGCCATTGAGCTTATAGATGTAGAATCTTTCTACAAAGAATCCCACCGTATAATATACCGCGTTATAATCGACCTTTTTAGCAGAAATTCCGCGATAGATCTGATAACCGTGATAGAAGAGCTGCGCAAAAGAGGCGAGCTTGACTCCGCCTCCGGCGCGGCGTATATTACTTCTCTGACATCATCCATTCCTACCGCCGCGAATATCGGATACTACGCCAAGATAGTGAAAGAGAAGGCCATTCTCAGGAACCTCATAAATAATGCCACCGAAATAGTACAGGACTGCTACGAATCCACGAGCGACGCCGACGGCATACTGGATAAAGCGGAAAGGCTTATCTTTGATGTAAGTTCCAAAAAGATAGAACAGAAGACGGTCCTCTTAAAAGATATCATAAAAGACAGCATCGAGACCATAGATAACCTTTATCAGAGAAAAGAAAACATAACGGGTATACCGACGGGTTATCACGAGTTTGATATAAGGACCGCGGGGTTACAGCCTTCAGACCTGATCGTTATAGCGGGAAGGCCGTCAATGGGCAAGAGCGCCTTTGCCACCTGTATCGCGGAATATGCCGGTGTAGTAGAAAAGATACCGGTTGCTTTTTTCAGCTTGGAAATGTCAAAGGAGCAGCTTGTGCAGAGAATGCTCTGTTCGCACGCAAGAGTCAATGCCCACAATGTGAGGACGGGGTTTTTATCGCAGGCCGATTGGCCGAGACTCGTTACAGCCGCGAGCAGGTTATCGGAAGCGCCCATTTATATAGACGATACGCCGTCAATAAGCGTTCTGGAATTAAAAGCGAAGGCGCGGCGCTTAAAGGCCCAGCACGACATTAAACTGGTGGTTCTCGACTATATGCAGCTTATGAACGGCCCGGCAAAGTCGGAAAACAGGCAGCAGGAGATCTCCGAAATATCGAGGGCGTTAAAGGCCCTTGCGAGAGAGCTGGATGTCCCGATTATAGCGATAAGCCAGCTCTCCAGAGCGGTAGAGCAAAGGCAGGATCACCGTCCGCAGCTTTCCGACCTGAGAGAGTCCGGCGCCATTGAGCAGGACGCGGATCTGGTAGTGCTTTTATTGAGAGAGGAATACTATACTCCAAACGCCGAGGATAAAAAGGGCCTCGCGGAGATTATAATAGCCAAACAGCGCAATGGTCCCGTAGGGACAGTAAACCTCACTTTCATAAGCGAATACACGCGCTTTGAAAACAGGTTTAAAGGAGAAGAAGAATAA
- the bamA gene encoding outer membrane protein assembly factor BamA produces MRVKIYLSLFLISFFMLLCQNVLLAEAETPAENETAAAAVSEKVVVENIKEVKIINNKIVSTPTIRSKLRTTESALFSQEILNEDLKRLYEMGFFEDIAIDVKEEPDGYIVSFIVLEKPLVEGVFFKGNKAMPEAKLKTEISTKADDMLDLSKLNRDLTVIRKLYESQGYQLANVDYTIQKDEELNRATVTFNVNEKQRIRVKSITFAGNYSVKPEELSKLMVTKTEFLFFIQPGYFKTEEFENDMETLRAYYQSMGYLDVGVEPEFDYNADGTQMYITVKIDEGKKYVVGDIAITGAEKFPEFDIRNTLRMTPGKPYSELAMREDIVGIQQFYYDKGYMSCDITPDALLDAATGNINISYAITEGELIYVDKVRILGNTKTRDIVIRRELRAYPGEPFNGSQIRRSKERLYNLGYFEDVVFNTESGSAPDKKDLNVSVKETKTGEFSFGGGYSSIDRLIGFVQIEQRNFDLLNFPTFTGGGQNLNVRAELGMVRQNYVVSWTDPWILGFPYLFGFDFYRTEHARTTDLGYLFDEARTGGDFRLGKEFTEHLRADAMYKLELVDISNVHEDAAQDIKNEDGKNWLSRLFGGIRYDTRDNVYVPTRGFLLGGSLENVGGFLGGDKNFLKYGADGEIYFNFFEKRIVLMFVTSLDLIQKYGDTSEVPIYERFYAGGATTIRGYKERYVTPRDSATNEPLGGNARFLATLEATFPVFEDLIKGALFADSGNVWKGFSDLDAKLRYSIGAGVRIKTPLGPVKLDYGWPLTENYGDAKRGRFYFSMAHGF; encoded by the coding sequence ATGCGCGTAAAAATTTATTTATCTTTATTTCTCATATCTTTTTTTATGCTGCTATGCCAGAATGTTTTACTTGCCGAGGCAGAAACGCCCGCCGAGAATGAGACAGCCGCTGCCGCAGTTTCCGAGAAAGTGGTTGTCGAAAATATAAAAGAGGTGAAGATAATAAACAATAAGATCGTCTCTACCCCCACTATTCGCTCAAAACTGAGGACTACCGAAAGCGCGCTCTTTTCGCAGGAAATATTGAACGAAGACCTGAAGAGGCTTTACGAAATGGGATTTTTTGAGGATATAGCCATAGATGTCAAAGAAGAACCCGATGGATATATCGTCAGTTTTATAGTTTTGGAAAAACCTCTGGTCGAGGGCGTATTCTTTAAAGGCAATAAAGCCATGCCCGAGGCAAAATTAAAGACAGAAATAAGCACCAAGGCAGACGACATGCTTGACCTTTCAAAATTGAACCGCGACCTTACGGTCATAAGAAAATTATACGAAAGCCAGGGGTATCAGCTGGCGAACGTGGATTATACGATACAGAAGGACGAGGAATTAAACAGGGCCACGGTGACCTTTAACGTAAACGAAAAGCAGCGTATAAGGGTAAAAAGTATAACGTTCGCCGGTAATTATTCCGTAAAGCCGGAAGAGCTTTCCAAGTTGATGGTCACGAAAACGGAATTTTTGTTTTTTATCCAGCCGGGTTATTTTAAGACCGAAGAATTTGAAAACGACATGGAGACTTTAAGGGCCTATTATCAGAGTATGGGATATCTTGACGTCGGGGTAGAGCCCGAATTTGATTATAATGCCGACGGGACCCAGATGTATATAACGGTCAAGATAGACGAAGGCAAGAAATACGTTGTCGGCGATATCGCAATAACCGGCGCCGAAAAATTTCCGGAATTTGACATAAGAAATACCCTCAGGATGACGCCCGGTAAGCCATATAGCGAATTGGCAATGCGCGAGGATATTGTGGGCATACAGCAGTTCTATTATGATAAGGGATACATGAGCTGCGATATTACTCCGGATGCGCTTTTAGATGCGGCGACAGGGAATATAAATATCAGCTACGCCATAACCGAGGGAGAGCTGATTTACGTAGATAAGGTGAGGATACTGGGCAATACGAAGACCAGGGATATCGTAATAAGAAGGGAACTGCGCGCTTATCCGGGCGAGCCTTTCAACGGCTCTCAGATACGCAGGAGCAAAGAGAGGCTCTATAATCTCGGTTATTTCGAAGATGTTGTGTTTAATACGGAATCCGGCAGCGCGCCGGATAAAAAAGACCTTAACGTAAGCGTTAAAGAGACCAAGACCGGTGAATTCTCGTTCGGCGGCGGCTATAGCTCCATAGACAGGCTGATAGGTTTTGTCCAGATAGAGCAGAGAAATTTCGACCTGCTTAATTTCCCTACCTTTACCGGCGGAGGGCAGAACCTAAACGTCAGGGCCGAATTAGGTATGGTCAGGCAGAATTATGTGGTCAGCTGGACGGATCCATGGATATTGGGGTTTCCGTATCTTTTTGGATTTGATTTTTACAGGACGGAGCACGCGAGGACGACAGACCTCGGATATCTTTTTGACGAAGCGCGGACAGGCGGCGACTTCCGGCTTGGCAAGGAATTTACCGAACACTTAAGAGCCGACGCTATGTATAAGCTGGAGCTGGTCGACATATCCAATGTCCACGAAGATGCCGCTCAGGATATAAAAAACGAAGACGGCAAGAACTGGTTAAGCAGGCTGTTTGGCGGCATAAGATACGATACGCGCGACAATGTTTACGTGCCCACAAGAGGATTTCTTTTGGGCGGTTCGCTTGAAAATGTAGGCGGATTTCTTGGAGGCGACAAGAACTTTTTAAAATACGGCGCGGATGGCGAAATATATTTCAATTTCTTTGAAAAGCGCATTGTACTTATGTTTGTAACCAGCCTGGATTTGATCCAGAAATACGGCGATACCTCCGAGGTTCCGATATACGAAAGGTTTTACGCCGGCGGCGCGACCACGATAAGAGGCTATAAGGAAAGATATGTAACCCCCAGAGACTCGGCGACGAACGAACCGCTGGGAGGCAACGCGCGCTTTTTGGCTACTCTAGAGGCGACTTTCCCGGTCTTTGAAGACTTAATAAAAGGAGCGCTCTTTGCCGATTCGGGAAATGTCTGGAAAGGTTTTTCGGATCTTGACGCGAAACTCCGATATAGCATAGGGGCGGGCGTGAGGATCAAGACGCCGTTAGGGCCGGTAAAGCTTGATTACGGCTGGCCTCTTACCGAGAATTACGGAGACGCGAAGAGAGGGCGTTTCTACTTTTCGATGGCACATGGATTCTAA
- a CDS encoding OmpH family outer membrane protein: MKALKVFLAVVLLSAFIFFQAAPVLAKDIKIGYVSLGKAFDEYGKTKEADAVLEKKSNEKEKEREKMVNEISKLRDELELLNEKSKKDKQVVIDDKLKKLQEFVNATREELAKERDEMVKDIVREIDKVIQDYGKANGYTVILNDRVLVYGEDALDVTQDIVDILNKSAGKRR; encoded by the coding sequence ATGAAGGCATTAAAAGTATTTTTGGCGGTGGTTCTTTTATCGGCGTTCATATTTTTTCAAGCAGCGCCGGTGCTTGCGAAAGATATCAAAATAGGCTATGTCTCACTCGGCAAGGCCTTTGATGAGTATGGAAAAACAAAAGAGGCGGATGCGGTGCTGGAAAAGAAGAGCAATGAAAAAGAAAAAGAGCGCGAGAAGATGGTAAATGAGATAAGCAAGCTCCGGGACGAACTGGAACTTTTGAACGAAAAATCCAAAAAGGATAAACAGGTAGTTATAGACGATAAACTGAAGAAATTGCAGGAGTTTGTCAACGCGACGAGAGAAGAGCTGGCGAAAGAGCGCGACGAAATGGTCAAGGATATAGTTCGGGAAATAGACAAAGTCATACAGGATTACGGAAAAGCAAACGGTTATACGGTCATACTGAATGACAGGGTCCTCGTCTACGGCGAAGATGCCCTTGACGTTACTCAGGATATCGTAGATATATTGAATAAAAGTGCAGGTAAGCGCAGGTAG